One genomic window of Leishmania major strain Friedlin complete genome, chromosome 15 includes the following:
- a CDS encoding putative flavoprotein monooxygenase: MLRRAYRLLGSTNRYTDGSGRALEPNSIPRDLYVQTISNRAYPVQGEYWQPVTAGKPSPHKGNVIISGAGVVGLTMSAQFALRGWHTTVIERSPPLQQVKDEPMQTAAAASDASTGAVDPTVSPSPPSPPLSLQPYRGPLRRPHFGAASEQSSSISTGSRDDDGMAGVASFSGSAESSSPSRYSPFIELQYALVTRRALDALEAAGVRLRALRHLGVKVRGVMDHPGAYNSWITAGLTEHHPFAVNMLSMDLFQLRRLLEAHVAHSLPSANLQVFYEHVIEAVYPLRQQLVVCPWESSALARQWAESSVGSSNSSSTEEGRTAQLVAEARQPRRKPHTSLTLSARKWEKKYADDAVDYDLLVSAEGVNSHLRDLVDVEGFVADVDMGVRWCLLRSDQLSHEHVHRWLHRRRTTAIVSAQSYHVQSAHQVPLTLAFPRIEGSNLFSVIVYAPQGELAGLDDVEMLRHYLPDLASSSSSSPAAAELRSFVTGAQAYPTVYCEQLYNTVGLPSAVLVGDAAHTCNPFWMQSLALGLEDGANLLNQVDAYSRHFYDAVKQYSNERGSSGDALRELTDKCLYYERRKHVSPFIRFQNLYQHFLNVCMPRGWNTLYEGSVNHVYSRSIEDMLNSRGYTSYDYAEKQQAKHRLFYHLGRLYT; the protein is encoded by the coding sequence atgctgcgccgcgcgtACCGCCTGCTGGGCTCCACCAATCGCTACACGGACGGGTCCGGGCGGGCGCTGGAACCAAACTCGATTCCTCGCGACCTCTATGTCCAGACAATCAGCAACCGCGCCTACCCTGTGCAAGGCGAGTACTGGCAGCCGGTGACGGCTGGCAAGCCGTCTCCGCACAAGGGCAATGTCATCATAtccggcgctggcgtcgtcGGCCTCACTATGTCGGCCCAGTTCGCTCTGCGTGGATGGCACACAACAGTGATCGAGCGCAGCCCACCCCTGCAGCAAGTGAAGGATGAGCCAATGCagactgcggcggcagcgagcgacGCGTCCACTGGTGCGGTGGACCCCACCGTTAGTCCATCTCCGCCGTCCccgccgctctccctccAGCCCTATCGCGGACCGCTCCGGCGCCCTCACTTCGGCGCAGCATCTGAGCAGAGCAGTAGCAtcagcaccggcagccgTGATGACGATGGAATGGCTGGTGTTGCTTCTTTCTCCGGCTCGGCAGAGTCGTCCTCGCCATCGAGGTACAGTCCATTCATCGAGCTGCAGTACGCACTGGTAACACGCCGCGCCTTGGACGCGCTAGAGGCGGCGGGGGTGCGACTCCGCGCCCTCCGCCACTTGGGCGTCAAGGTGCGCGGCGTGATGGATCACCCTGGGGCCTACAACAGCTGGATCACTGCCGGTCTCACCGAGCACCACCCGTTCGCGGTCAACATGCTCTCGATGGATTTGttccagctgcgccgtctACTGGAGGCGCATGTTGCGCACAGTCTGCCGTCAGCGAACCTGCAGGTCTTTTACGAGCACGTCATCGAGGCAGTCTACCCTCTGCGTCAGCAACTTGTGGTGTGTCCATGGGAGAGCAGCGCTTTGGCGAGGCAGTGGGCGGAGTCCTCCGTCGGCTCTTCGAACTCATCCTCTACCGAGGAGGGTCGCACCGCGCAGCTTGTCGCTGAGGCCCGCCAACCTCGGCGCAAGCCACACACCAGCCTCACCCTCAGTGCCCGGAAGTGGGAGAAGAAGTACGCAGACGACGCTGTAGACTACGACTTGCTTGTGTCGGCCGAAGGCGTGAACTCACATCTGCGGGACCTCGTGGATGTGGAGGGATTCGTGGCGGATGTGGACATGGGTGTGCGCTGGTGTCTCCTCCGTAGCGACCAGCTCAGCCACGAGCACGTGCACCGCTGGTtgcaccgtcgccgcacgACGGCCATCGTGTCAGCGCAATCCTACCACGTCCAGTCGGCGCACCAGGTGCCACTCACCCTTGCCTTTCCGCGTATCGAGGGGAGCAACCTCTTTTCCGTCATAGTGTACGCCCCGCAGGGTGAGTTGGCGGGCCTCGACGACGTCGAGATGCTCCGGCACTACCTGCCGGACCTCGCCtcatcttcctcctcgtctccAGCGGCTGCTGAGTTGCGCTCCTTCGTCACCGGCGCACAGGCCTACCCCACTGTCTACTGCGAGCAGCTGTACAACACAGTGGGGCTTCCTTCCGCCGTGCTGGtgggcgacgcggcgcacacgtgtaATCCCTTTTGGATGCAGAGCCTCGCCCTCGGCCTCGAGGATGGTGCGAACCTGCTGAATCAGGTGGACGCCTACTCCCGACACTTCTACGACGCCGTGAAGCAGTACAGCAACGagcgtggcagcagcggcgacgcactGCGTGAGCTGACGGACAAGTGCCTCTACTACGAGCGCCGGAAGCACGTGAGCCCGTTCATTCGCTTCCAGAATTTGTATCAGCACTTCCTGAATGTCTGTATGCCACGTGGCTGGAACACGCTCTACGAAGGCTCGGTCAACCACGTCTACTCGCGCAGCATCGAGGACATGCTGAACAGCCGCGGCTACACCTCGTACGACTACGCCGAAAAGCAGCAGGCGAAGCACCGCCTCTTTTATCATCTTGGACGGTTGTAcacgtga